From a region of the Salarias fasciatus chromosome 6, fSalaFa1.1, whole genome shotgun sequence genome:
- the LOC115389497 gene encoding WAS/WASL-interacting protein family member 2-like, which yields MRLLDGLRSGVVKLIITSASASDFGLYRIYILLQNELVHWVDFNVTEYGLTDLTENIPSSISPLSGTVSPLSGTVRPLNGTVRPPAPDGTQPGMIFTIVGSCVGVFILLLLIIIIIIVVKYSYKEKITGSLKKRNQPEDDVEMGPERERLSRPGDEPSSSDGSAGGSVGRSALRPPGSRSAAPRPPVGRSPSPTPASKPSPPEHQRSHRPSLPDISRPPPSGGGGSSGGGGMKHSTSAPPPPPPFNRGGRSNAPPAPPSQGREKPFLPMPGRNPAPPPAAAKPPPPSSSRPPTGGSAAPPPPPPPPPYRPHSVGGVSNGPSHVDGAPELPQRHNSLHKKQNSAGPGRSHAPPPPSAQQGSRPPPPAREPPGRRAAPQAPSLGSRNGGRDAPPPPPPYRGHSSAGSEPLSRAGKPPPPLSSASLSSSSSSRTPAGPPPPPPPIRNGHTSSSSSRSVIMDDFESKFNFHPVEDLPPPEEYRPFSKVYPSRNNKATVRGAPPAPPVGR from the exons ATGAGGCT CCTGGATGGCCTGAGGTCTGGTGTGGTGAAACTAATCATCACCTCAGCTTCTGCATCTGACTTCGGACTGTACAGAATCTACATTTTGCTACAAAACGAGTTGGTGCATTGGGTTGATTTCAACG TGACTGAATATGGACTGACAGATTTGACCGAGAACATTCCCAGCTCCATCAGTCCTCTGAGCGGCACCGTCAGTCCTCTGAGCGGCACCGTCCGTCCTCTGAACGGCACCGtccgtcctcctgctcctg ATGGAACACAACCGGGGATGATCTTCACCATTGTCGGTTCTTGTGTCGgtgtcttcatcctcctcctcctcatcatcatcatcatcatcgtagTTAAATACTCGTATAAAGAAAAGATCA CAGGGAGTCTGAAGAAGAGGAACCAGCCAGAGGACGACGTGGAAATGGGTCCTGAGAGGGAACGTCTGAGTCGTCCAGGAGACGAGCCGTCCTCCTCTG aTGGATCAGCGGGCGGCTCGGTGGGCCGGTCGGCCCTGCGGCCCCCCGGGTCCCGGTCGgcggccccccgccccccggtGGGCCGCTCCCCGTCCCCCACCCCAGCCAGCAAGCCCTCGCCGCCCGAGCACCAGCGCTCCCACCGGCCCTCGCTGCCCGACATctcccgcccccctccctccggcggcggcggctcctccggcggcggcggcatgaAGCACAGCAcctcggcgccgccgccccctccgcccTTCAACCGGGGCGGGCGGAGCAacgcccccccggcccccccctcTCAGGGCAGGGAGAAGCCCTTCCTGCCCATGCCGGGCCggaaccccgcccccccccccgccgccgccaagccgccgccgccgtcttccAGCAGGCCCCCGACCGGAGGctccgccgccccccctccgccgccgccgccgccgccctacAGGCCGCACTCGGTGGGGGGGGTCTCCAACGGGCCGTCCCACGTGGACGGAGCGCCGGAGCTGCCGCAGCGCCACAACTCCCTGCACAAGAAGCAGAACTCCGCCGGCCCGGGGCGCAGCcacgcccccccgcccccctccgcccAGCAGGgcagccggccgccgccgcccgccagGGAGCCGCCCGGACGCCGAGCag CTCCTCAGGCGCCTTCTCTGGGCTCTCGCAACGGGGGCCGcgacgccccccctcccccgcccccgtACCGCGGCCACAGCTCCGCCGGGTCCGAGCCCCTGAGCCGGGCGGGCAAGCCGcccccccctctgtcctccgcctccctctcctcctcctcctcctcccgaaCCCCGGCcggacctcctcctccgcccccgcccATCCGCAACGGccacacctccagctcctcctccaggtccgtCATCATGG atgATTTTGAATCGAAGTTTAACTTCCACCCGGTGGAGGATCTCCCCCCCCCAGAGGAGTACCGGCCGTTCAGCAAGGTCTACCCCAGCAGGAACAACAAGG ccACGGTGAGAGGAGCTCCTCCGGCGCCGCCCGTCGGCAGGTGA
- the LOC115390772 gene encoding uncharacterized protein LOC115390772 isoform X1: MLWLFILTVALLTSGQQVTGPDQDVGEEEGHKVTYQCHTRTKRNLESDTLDSRGPQATERVQNSSEVQNITIRCDTRTGMNLEFVNIRRYNSISTKYEDVAIWDNNYLDTEGISVCISLDGLRSGVVKLIITSASASDFGLYRIYILLQNELVHWVDFNVTEYGLTDLTENIPSSISPLSGTVSPLSGTVRPLNGTVRPPAPDGTQPGMIFTIGCSCVGVAIFVFIIIFIGVKYKEKITGCLKRRNQRGDDVEMGPERERLSRPGDEPSSSGAEAQQLLDQGPQVKDSSS; encoded by the exons ATGCTCTGGCTGTTTATTCTTACTGTTGCCCTGTTGACTTCAG GTCAACAGGTCACTGGACCAGACCAGGATgtcggggaggaggagggtcacAAGGTCACGTATCAATGTCACACAAGAACCAAGAGGAACCTGGAGAGTGACACCCTGGACTCTAGAG GTCCACAGGCCACTGAACGGGTCCAGAACTCCAGCGAAGTTCAAAATATTACCATCCGATGCGACACAAGAACCGGGATGAACCTAGAGTTTGTGAACATCAGGAGATATAATTCAATCTCCACAAAGTATGAAGATGTCGCCATTTGGGACAACAATTATTTGGATACGGAGGGAATCAGTGTGTGTATCAGCCTGGATGGCCTGAGATCTGGTGTGGTGAAACTAATCATCACCTCAGCTTCTGCATCTGACTTCGGACTGTACAGAATCTACATTTTGCTACAAAACGAGTTGGTGCATTGGGTTGATTTCAACG TGACTGAATATGGACTGACAGATTTGACCGAGAACATTCCCAGCTCCATCAGTCCTCTGAGCGGCACCGTCAGTCCTCTGAGCGGCACCGTCCGTCCTCTGAACGGCACCGtccgtcctcctgctcctg ATGGAACACAACCGGGGATGATCTTCACCATTGGCTGTTCTTGTGTCGGTGTCGCCATCTTtgtcttcatcatcatcttcatcggagttaaatataaagaaaagatCA CAGGGTgtctgaagaggaggaaccagcGAGGGGACGACGTGGAAATGGGTCCTGAGAGGGAACGTCTGAGTCGTCCAGGAGACGAGCCGTCCTCCTCTGGTGCTGAagcccagcagctcctggatcAGGGTCCACAGGtgaaggacagcagcagctga
- the LOC115390772 gene encoding uncharacterized protein LOC115390772 isoform X2, translating to MLWLFILTVALLTSGQQVTGPDQDVGEEEGHKVTYQCHTRTKRNLESDTLDSRGPQATERVQNSSEVQNITIRCDTRTGMNLEFVNIRRYNSISTKYEDVAIWDNNYLDTEGISVCISLDGLRSGVVKLIITSASASDFGLYRIYILLQNELVHWVDFNVTEYGLTDLTENIPSSISPLNGTVRPPAPDGTQPGMIFTIGCSCVGVAIFVFIIIFIGVKYKEKITGCLKRRNQRGDDVEMGPERERLSRPGDEPSSSGAEAQQLLDQGPQVKDSSS from the exons ATGCTCTGGCTGTTTATTCTTACTGTTGCCCTGTTGACTTCAG GTCAACAGGTCACTGGACCAGACCAGGATgtcggggaggaggagggtcacAAGGTCACGTATCAATGTCACACAAGAACCAAGAGGAACCTGGAGAGTGACACCCTGGACTCTAGAG GTCCACAGGCCACTGAACGGGTCCAGAACTCCAGCGAAGTTCAAAATATTACCATCCGATGCGACACAAGAACCGGGATGAACCTAGAGTTTGTGAACATCAGGAGATATAATTCAATCTCCACAAAGTATGAAGATGTCGCCATTTGGGACAACAATTATTTGGATACGGAGGGAATCAGTGTGTGTATCAGCCTGGATGGCCTGAGATCTGGTGTGGTGAAACTAATCATCACCTCAGCTTCTGCATCTGACTTCGGACTGTACAGAATCTACATTTTGCTACAAAACGAGTTGGTGCATTGGGTTGATTTCAACG TGACTGAATATGGACTGACAGATTTGACCGAGAACATTCCCAGCTCCATCA GTCCTCTGAACGGCACCGtccgtcctcctgctcctg ATGGAACACAACCGGGGATGATCTTCACCATTGGCTGTTCTTGTGTCGGTGTCGCCATCTTtgtcttcatcatcatcttcatcggagttaaatataaagaaaagatCA CAGGGTgtctgaagaggaggaaccagcGAGGGGACGACGTGGAAATGGGTCCTGAGAGGGAACGTCTGAGTCGTCCAGGAGACGAGCCGTCCTCCTCTGGTGCTGAagcccagcagctcctggatcAGGGTCCACAGGtgaaggacagcagcagctga